A single window of Sebastes umbrosus isolate fSebUmb1 chromosome 16, fSebUmb1.pri, whole genome shotgun sequence DNA harbors:
- the exoc5 gene encoding exocyst complex component 5 translates to MATTAQLFEEPFDADEYIERLAWRTPGGGSKGGAEAFDPKRLLEEFENHIEELKQLDEKIQRRVEKLEHQCHREAKEFAHKVQDLQRSNQVAFQHFQELDEHISYVATKVCHLGDQLEGVNTPRQRAVEAQRLMTYFNEFLDGELRSDVFNNPEKIKEAADIIQKLHLIAQELPFDRFADVKAKIASKYHDLERQLIQEFTAAQRRGEIGRMREVAAVLLHFKGYAHCVDVYIKQCQEGAYMRNDVFEDTAVLCQRVNKQVGEVFSSPETVMAKLIQNIFENKLQAHVREKLDGTRHSDAEQYLKNLYDLYTRTTTLATKLTEFNLGSDKHTFLSKLIKSIFSSYLESYIDVEREYLRNRGASILQRYYDSKNHQKRLIGTGSIQELKERIRQRTNLPLGPIIDTHGETFLSPELVVNLLQETRHAFERCHRLSDPSDLPKNAFSIFLLLVDHLCVEHIDYALEIGLSAIPSSDAKNANLYFLDVVQQANSIFHLFDKQFNDQLMPLISSSPKLAECLHKKKEVIEQMEVKLDTGIDRTINCMVGQMKHILATEQKKTDFRPEDENNVMIQYTTACSKVCAYVSRQVEHVRKSMDGKNVDTVLTELGVRFHRLIHEHLQQYSYSSMGGMLAICDVAEYRRSAKDFRVPLVLQLFDTLHALCNLLVVAPDNLKQVCSGEQLTNLDRNLLHAFVQLRVDYRSARLGRHFS, encoded by the exons ATGGCGACAACTGCTCAGCTGTTCGAG GAGCCATTTGATGCAGATGAGTACATTGAAAGGCTGGCATGGAGGACACCTGGAGGAGGCTCCAAAGGAGGAGCTGAAGCATTTGACCCCAAAAG GCTGTTGGAAGAATTTGAGAACCACATAGAAGAGCTGAAGCAGCTGGATGAGAAGATCCAGCGGCGGGTGGAGAAACTTGAGCATCAGTGTCATCGTGAGGCCAAGGAATTTGCCCACAAAGTGCAAGACTTGCAGAGAAGCAACCAG GTGGCCTTTCAGCATTTCCAGGAGCTCGATGAGCATATCAGCTATGTGGCAACCAAGGTTTGTCACCTTGGCGACCAGCTGGAGGGGGTGAACACGCCTCGGCAGAGGGCCGTGGAAGCTCAGCGTCTGATGACCTACTTCAACGAGTTCTTGGATGGGGAGCTACGCAGTGACGTCTTCAATAACCCAGAGAAG atTAAGGAGGCTGCTGATATAATTCAGAAGCTGCATCTCATTGCCCAGGAGCTGCCATTCGACAG ATTTGCAGATGTCAAGGCAAAAATTGCAA GTAAGTACCATGACCTGGAGCGGCAGTTAATCCAGGAGTTCACAGCTGCCCAGCGCAGGGGTGAGATTGGACGTATGCGGGAGGTGGCAGCGGTTCTATTACATTTCAAG GGCTATGCACACTGTGTGGATGTCTATATCAAGCAGTGTCAGGAA GGGGCCTACATGAGGAATGATGTGTTTGAGGACACTGCAGTCCTCTGCCAGAGAGTCAACAAGCAGGTGGGCGAGGTCTTCAGCAGCCCAGAGACCGTTATGGCCAAACTCATCCAGAACATCTTTGAAAACAAATTGCAG GCCCACGTTAGAGAAAAACTGGATGGGACTCGACACTCTGATGCAGAACAGTACCTCAAGAACCTCTATGACCTTTACACTAG AACCACAACATTGGCCACTAAGCTGACAGAATTCAACCTGGGCTCAGACAAGCACACTTTCCTGTCCAAGCTGATAAAGAGCATCTTCTCCTCATACCTTGAAAGCTACATTGACGTGGAGAGGGAATACCTCCGCAATCGAGGTGCCTCGATTCTGCAGCGCTACTACGACTCCAAAAATCACCAGAAACGCCTAATTGGCACCGGCAG TATCCAAGAACTGAAGGAGCGGATCAGACAGCGCACCAACCTCCCCCTTGGCCCTATCATTGACACCCATGGGGAGACCTTTCTGTCCCCAGAGCTAGTTGTCAACCTGCTGCAGGAGACACGTCATGCCTTTGAGAGATGCCACAGG CTTTCAGATCCTTCAGACCTGCCCAAGAACGCCTTCTCAATCTTCCTGCTGCTGGTTGACCATCTGTGTGTGGAACACATCGACTACGCCCTAGAGATTGGCCTTTCAG CGATTCCCTCATCAGATGCCAAGAATGCCAACCTGTACTTCCTGGACGTGGTTCAACAGGCGAACTCTATCTTCCACTTGTTTGACAAGCAGTTTAACGACCAGCTCATGCCTCTAATAAG CTCATCTCCAAAGTTGGCAGAGTGCCTGCACAAGAAGAAAGAGGTGATTGAACAGATGGAAGTGAAACTGGACACAGGAATCGACAG AACAATAAACTGCATGGTGGGGCAAATGAAGCACATCTTGGCAACGGAGCAGAAAAAGACTGATTTCAGGCCTGAGGACGAGAACAACGTCATGATCCAGTACACTACA GCCTGCTCCAAGGTATGCGCCTACGTCAGTCGGCAGGTGGAGCACGTGCGGAAGTCCATGGATGGGAAAAACGTGGACACGGTGCTGACGGAGTTGGGCGTTCGTTTCCACCGGCTCATCCACGAGCACCTGCAGCAGTACAGCTACAGCTCAATGGGAGGCATGCTGGCCATCTGCGACGTGGCTGAATACCGACGAAGCGCCAAGGATTTCAGG GTCCCTCTGGTGCTGCAGCTCTTCGACACACTCCACGCCCTCTGTAACCTCCTGGTCGTTGCCCCTGACAACCTGAAGCAGGTCTGTTCAGGTGAGCAGCTCACCAATCTGGACCGAAACCTCCTGCACGCCTTCGTCCAGCTCAGAGTGGACTACCGTTCAGCCAGACTGGGCCGACACTTCAGTTAA